The Stigmatella aurantiaca DW4/3-1 genome contains the following window.
CTGGAGGAGGCATTCGCCCACAAGCTTCAGGGAGAGGGACGGTATTTCTGGGCCGGAGGGCTGTCGTTGGTGCTCCACCCGCGCAACCCGCACGTGCCCACCGTCCACGCCAACTTCCGCTTCATTCACCAGGGGCCCAAGGCGTGGTTCGGGGGCGGCGCGGACCTGACGCCCTACTACCTCTATGATGAGGACGCGGTGCACTTCCACCGCACGCTGAAGGCGGTGTGCGACCGGTACGATCCGTCCTACTACCCGCGCTTCAAGAGCACCTGCGACAAGTACTTCTACCTGCGCCACCGCGAGGAGTGCCGGGGGGTGGGCGGGTTGTTCTTCGAGGATTTGGGCGGACAGGACTTGGAGCGCGAGCTGGCGTTCGTGATGGATGCGGGCCGCGCGTTCCTGCCGGCGTACCTGCCCATCGCCGAGCGCCGCAAGGACGTCGCCTCCACCGAGCCGCAGCGTTTCTGGCAGGAGGTCCGCCGTGGGCGCTACGTGGAGTTCAACCTCGTGTACGACCGGGGCACGGTGTTCGGCCTGGAGACGAAGGGGCGCACGGAGTCCATCCTCATGTCGCTGCCGCCCCAGGTGCGGTGGCTCTATGACCATCACCCGGTCCCCGGCAGCGAAGAGGAGCGGTTGGTCGACGTGCTGCGAAATCCCCGGGACTGGGCCGCGGGAGGCCAGGAAAGGTAAGGGGCGCCCGTGAAGACGACGCAGGACGGTCCGCGCCGGAATCCCCGGAGGACGCTGGCGCTCGTGTTGGCGCTGGTGGCTGGGGTGCCGCTGCTGGGGGGAGCAGGGGTCTTTCTCTACCTGTTGTGGAAGCGGGCCCAGGCGCCGGACCCGGACAACGCGCTGCGCGTGGCGGCGGGCGGGAACACGGCGCCCTCCGAGGAGGCCCGTATCAACGTGCTGGCTTTGTGCGACGCGGTGCAGATGTACCGTGCCGAGCACGGCACCTTTCTGTCCGCGGGGCCCACCCCCGCGGAGGTTCCCCGGGGCGGCAAGGCGGTGTCCTTTCCGCACGACGAGGCCTTCGAGCAGTTGGGGTTCGCCCCGGGCACGGCGGTCCGCTTCCAGTACCAGGTGGCGATTCAAGAGAACCCGGTGGGGGAGGCAGAGGTGACCTGCTACGCGCGGGGAGACCTGGACGGAGACGGCCAGAACGCCGTCTACCGGGTGATGCTGGACGCCAACGGGATGACGTCTCCGGTGGAGGTGGAGAGGGAAGGCGAGTAGCCGTACGTCCAACGCGCAACTTGTTGGCTCATCTGCCGAGAATTCGAGAGATGGGGCATGTAGGGGAAATCAGCAGAGGCGGGCGCGGCGGGGGCGGTGACGCCACCCGCATCGGGCCCGCTCCCACTGCGGAGGGTCCCCGGGAGGGCCGGGGCCGGACGGGCGAGCGTCCGGCCCTGGGTTCCCACTCGGAGACGTCCCCGCGGGTGCGCCTGCCCGCAACCTTCGCCGATGCCCTCACGCAGGAAAAAGGAGGGCGGGGAACGGCCGTCATGGCCACCCTGATCATGCCCCGGGTGGAGGTGCCTGCCGTCCCGGGAGGCAAAGTGGTACCCTCGGAATCTCCCCAGCAGGCCCCGCAGGGGCCCCCGGTCAGCCCCATGGATACGCCCATTGGTCGTGGCGGTGGCACCCGCATCGTCAAGATGCCCGAAGCCCCCGGGGGCAAGGACCGGACCGGGGCTGGCGAGGAGACCCTGCCCGGGCGTCCGGGCCGCCCCTCCAAGGGGGGAGGCACCACCGCGGGAGGCAGCCGCCAGACGCGGGATGGCTTCGGGGCCGTCCCCACGACAGGCAACCGCCCCGCGCTGGGCCAGGGCGAGGCCCGGGGCCGGGTGCTCCCGGTGAAGGACCTGGTGCCCAAGGGGCTGGAGAAACTGTTGAGCCAGGAGGGCGTGGCCAAGCGGTTCGCCTCGGACCTGGCCCTGCTCCACCAGCAACTGCGGCCCTCGGAGATGCCCTCTTCGGAGCGGGCGCTGCGCGCCTGGGCCTTCTTCACCGCCTACGCCGAGGCCGCCGCGGCCCATGAGCCCACCCAGGAGGGGCGAGAGACCTTCGACAAGGCCCTGAAAGACCAGGGCTTTGGCGAACTTCGGGATGCCCGCACCGGCGAGGACGGGCTGCTGTCGGCCCAATGGGTACTGGAGGCCTCCAACCCCGAGGAAGCCCTGGCGCGGGCCGAGCAGATTCAACCCGAGCCTCCCCCGGAGGTGCGCCTCTCGGAGTCCGCGCAGCCGGAGACCCCGCCCAAGGCCCAGAAGAAGGAGGATGCGCCGCCCGCTCCCTCGCAGGAGAGCCGGGAGGACAACGCCTTCACCCAGGGACCCGAGCGCCCGGCGTTGGAGCGCACTCCGGGTCAGGCCGAGTTCGTCCGGGTGTCCCCCCCGGGCGTTTTCCCTCCGCCCCAGGTGATGGTGCCCGCCCGCACGGACGCCGAGCGCCTGGCGGACGAGGAGCCGCCCCTGGACCGCTGGAAGGGCCGCGCCAAGCGGCTGGGCCGGAACATGCTGTGGAATGTCCTTCACCGCTTCCGGGCGGGGCCCGAGGACAGCGCCATCGAAAAGGAGAAGTGGGATCAAATCGCCTTTGGCGCGGTGCTGGCCATCGTGGGGATGATGATCCTGATCATCCTGCTGGTGTGCTTGTAGGGCGGCCAGGAGGCAATCTTCCCGGCCGTTCACGGATTTGTTGGGAAAGTGTTCGCACGTGCTAGGGTGGCATCCCCCTTGGCCACCGACGACCTTACCCTCGTCAAGCGCGTTCGTGACGGCGACCAGCGCGCTTTCAAACTCCTCGTCGAGCGCTACCAGCGCAAGGTGTATGCCGTCGCGCTCGGCATGCTCAAGGACAAGGAGGAGGCGATGGACGTCTCGCAAGAGGCGTTCGTCAAGGTTTACAAGTACTTGGACCACTTCAAGGGGGACTCGTCCTTCTACACGTGGCTCTACCGCATCACCGTCAACATCTGCATCGATCTCATCCGCAAGCGCACCGGTGCGGGGGGCGAGGCGGTGGAGTTCGACGAGACCCAGGTGATGGACGTGTCCCAGGCCAACATTGGTGCGCTGGGCAGCCGCCTGGGCACCAATCCCCAGAAGAGCGCCCTGCGCCGGGAACTGGCCGAGAAGATCCAGGAGGCCCTGGCCACCGTGCCCGAGAAGCACCGGGCGATTCTCCTGCTGCGGGAAATCGAGGGCATGTCCTACGAGGAGCTCTCGCGCACGCTGGACATCCCCAAGGGCACCGTGATGAGCCGGCTTTTCCACGCGCGCACCAAGGTCCAGAAAATCTTGAGTGAATACCTGGAGTTGGATGAGGCAAAGAGCGGCGTGGGGAGTGAGTGAGGAGGCGTGGAATATCGGGCTGGAATCCCCGTCACACCGGAGCATCGTCACTTTTCTGAGGGTGGCGTCACCAACTTTTGAGAGAGTCCAATGGCCGGTAATCCTGCATGCGAGCGGTTCATCCCGTTCCTGTCTCCCTACATTGATGGAGAGTTGACGCCGGCGGAGCGCGTCAACGTGGAGCGCCACCTGTCGGCCTGCAAGGAGTGCGTGGGGCGCACGGCGGACCTGCGCGCCGAGTCCGGGCTGCTGCGGGTGGGCCTGGACATGGCGGTGGATGACGTGGACTTCAAGGACTTCACCCAGAAGGTGATGGCCCGGATTACCCCCGAGAAGCCGCCCCTGCTGGAGCGCCTCAAGCTGTCGCTCTCGGAGATGTTCCTCTACCAGCGCACGGCGATGGTCTCCTCGCTGGCCACCGCGGCCGTGTTGACGCTGGTGGCCGTGCCCCTGCTGATGCGCGGCCGGGCCCCGGAAGGGTACGGCGCCGAGCGGATGACCGTGCAGCGGGTGAGCACCTATGAGCCCTCCCGGGTG
Protein-coding sequences here:
- a CDS encoding anti-sigma factor family protein, which translates into the protein MAGNPACERFIPFLSPYIDGELTPAERVNVERHLSACKECVGRTADLRAESGLLRVGLDMAVDDVDFKDFTQKVMARITPEKPPLLERLKLSLSEMFLYQRTAMVSSLATAAVLTLVAVPLLMRGRAPEGYGAERMTVQRVSTYEPSRVAPVVMETDNGGAIIWLVDQDTPGNLSGQDEDTVPGQGLERDAPRQEDAPRPKNPAAPPDTQGGSL
- the hemF gene encoding oxygen-dependent coproporphyrinogen oxidase encodes the protein MTLDVEKVERLKVRMAEFIRQLQDEICAGLETLDGKGRFREDAWERAGGGGGRSRVLEGGSVLEKAGVNTSVVYGQLEEAFAHKLQGEGRYFWAGGLSLVLHPRNPHVPTVHANFRFIHQGPKAWFGGGADLTPYYLYDEDAVHFHRTLKAVCDRYDPSYYPRFKSTCDKYFYLRHREECRGVGGLFFEDLGGQDLERELAFVMDAGRAFLPAYLPIAERRKDVASTEPQRFWQEVRRGRYVEFNLVYDRGTVFGLETKGRTESILMSLPPQVRWLYDHHPVPGSEEERLVDVLRNPRDWAAGGQER
- a CDS encoding RNA polymerase sigma factor: MATDDLTLVKRVRDGDQRAFKLLVERYQRKVYAVALGMLKDKEEAMDVSQEAFVKVYKYLDHFKGDSSFYTWLYRITVNICIDLIRKRTGAGGEAVEFDETQVMDVSQANIGALGSRLGTNPQKSALRRELAEKIQEALATVPEKHRAILLLREIEGMSYEELSRTLDIPKGTVMSRLFHARTKVQKILSEYLELDEAKSGVGSE